In Scylla paramamosain isolate STU-SP2022 chromosome 31, ASM3559412v1, whole genome shotgun sequence, one DNA window encodes the following:
- the LOC135116452 gene encoding NADH dehydrogenase [ubiquinone] 1 alpha subcomplex assembly factor 2-like, with protein sequence MSGKTRSLYGTAFKHFLNSLKPRSSPGVLVGSDQHGNKYYEIPADPSRGKRYPKRWLVPVSEASYKEEIVSFEWNAWLRNRRADPPSESEIEGNVAYSKMLKENASKLSEKEGKKVDESVKHTNMSSFPVYDEYEVTPGDKQDVTSSGERGYSHYR encoded by the exons atgTCTGGCAAAACAAGGAGTTTATACGGGACTGCATTCaaacattttcttaattctttaaAGCCACGCTCATCTCCAGGAGTGTTAGTGGGATCTGATCAACATGGCAATAAATATTACGAAATACCAGCAG ATCCAAGTCGAGGGAAGAGATACCCCAAGAGATGGCTTGTTCCAGTCTCTGAGGCAAGTTACAAAGAAGAAATCGTTTCTTTTGAATGGAATG CTTGGTTAAGGAACCGCCGTGCTGATCCTCCATCCGAATCAGAAATTGAGGGGAATGTTGCTTACTCCAAAATGCTGAAGGAAAATGCCAGCAAGCtcagtgaaaaggaaggaaaaaaggtggaTGAATCTGTAAAG cacACCAACATGTCCAGCTTCCCCGTATATGATGAATATGAAGTAACACCTGGTGATAAACAAG ATGTTACTTCTTCTGGAGAGAGAGGGTACAGTCATTACAGATAG